The Lentimicrobiaceae bacterium genome includes the window CACAATCTCCCATCCAACCCCATCGTTCGTCTCGATCAGCTACATCCGCCATCGAACTTTTCAGACAGGACAGAAAGGTCATTGATACGGCACTCCATAACTTATTTAATCTCAAATCGGACGTCTCGAAATTTGCTGTTACCGGACAGCTGTCTGAGATCATTAGTGCTGTGATATCAATTAGGTTTACGGAAGACACAAGACCACTGATCTCAACATAGCGGAAACCGTGGAACGTGAAGTCTGGCGTAAAAGTCTGGGGGCCTTTCCCGGCCAGAATATAAACATCGCCGTTGTCATAGGCGCCCCAAAGGTTTTTGGTGTAGAGTGATCCGTCTTCGTTCAGCGCCATGGCATGGCGCAGTTTGACCTTAGTGCCCGCAGCGCCATCCAAGGTAACCCGGCACACGCCTCCAACACCCTGACCAAAATCACATATCCAGTTACCAGAAGGTGTTTGCTTTAAGGATAAAGGCTTGAACTTGCCCCTGCAGATTATTGGCTGAACAGTTTGCGGCCAGAGGTGCAATTTCCATGCTGGTTTCGAGACCACTGTAGATTTCCAACCTTCACCATGGTAACCAGGCTCGTTCCAGCCCGGGAGTTCACACCGGGAATCGTAAATAATCCCATCGTACATACTCGTTTTACGGTAAGGTCCTTCAAAAGTATAGGACCAAGTTTCATTGGTACCGGTGATCTCGCGTGTGCCATCCTCATATTCAATCTCAATCTGTAATAAAAACCTTGGTATAATGTCCCCAAATCTACCCTGAGCAAAATCTTTGAATTGGTCGTAGCCATCCAACCTGTATCGTGAACGGTACCAACCATCGGCCAGTATGGCTCCGGCCGCATTCGCCCCCTCATGCAACACGGAGGTCACATCAAAGGTCTGTATGGGAACACGTTTGTTATATTGCGTATAACCCGGTGCCATATATGTATCACTGATGCGGGTTCCATTGATGCGTAATTCGTAATTACCCAACGCCGTGGAGTAGGTTATGGCACGTTTTACAGGCTTTTTGCAAACAAACTCGCCGCGCAACAAAGGCGCAGGTCGAAGCCTGCGGCGACTCCCCCCGTCATATTGCGTTTTACCTGCAGTCAGAAGAGAAATGCCGAAACCGGCAGCAATATCCTCGTAAGAATCGAGTGCCGTTGCCTTGCACCCTTTTGCCAAATCGGTTTCTCCATGAAGAACTTCCATTCCCGCCAATTTCAAAACGACCCTCTGTTTCAACGATGTAAGGCGTACATATCTTCCCTTCACCTCCGTAAACCGGATATTAAACGGTTCCTTTTCAGGACTCACGACATCTTCCTTTGTATAATCGGAAACCATCGATTTTACACTCATGTCCTCATAATCGGAAACCTCTATTTTGAACCGCAACGGGAAGTCATAGCTAGGTGAAAGTTCACCTCCATTGGGATAAACGCCTCGCCTGCCTGCGGCACGATGAAGACGGATGCCATTAATGTTCTTTTGGGTGACTAAGTCAATTTGAACCCATTTTTGGTCATTGGGATCATTAACTTTCAACGACATGTATCCGACATGCATCGGACTATCGGAAATAAAATCGGGGGCAGTGATCCACTTTGCCTTCCAGTCCATCTCCTGAAGTAAACCAACAGAAAACAGTGCCGGTTTGCTCCAGTCACTTCCATTTTCCATGCTCTT containing:
- a CDS encoding family 78 glycoside hydrolase catalytic domain, coding for MKYNRRKFIKTGSILIGSYSVVKASEPWFDKKSKVWDEIRETTLSNLRCEYLTDPLGIDTDHPRFSWEIIDFRRAVRQTAYQVLVASSLKALKRDEADLWDTGRVESDVTIQIEYNGKPLASSTVCFWKVRVWTTALKSMENGSDWSKPALFSVGLLQEMDWKAKWITAPDFISDSPMHVGYMSLKVNDPNDQKWVQIDLVTQKNINGIRLHRAAGRRGVYPNGGELSPSYDFPLRFKIEVSDYEDMSVKSMVSDYTKEDVVSPEKEPFNIRFTEVKGRYVRLTSLKQRVVLKLAGMEVLHGETDLAKGCKATALDSYEDIAAGFGISLLTAGKTQYDGGSRRRLRPAPLLRGEFVCKKPVKRAITYSTALGNYELRINGTRISDTYMAPGYTQYNKRVPIQTFDVTSVLHEGANAAGAILADGWYRSRYRLDGYDQFKDFAQGRFGDIIPRFLLQIEIEYEDGTREITGTNETWSYTFEGPYRKTSMYDGIIYDSRCELPGWNEPGYHGEGWKSTVVSKPAWKLHLWPQTVQPIICRGKFKPLSLKQTPSGNWICDFGQGVGGVCRVTLDGAAGTKVKLRHAMALNEDGSLYTKNLWGAYDNGDVYILAGKGPQTFTPDFTFHGFRYVEISGLVSSVNLIDITALMISDSCPVTANFETSDLRLNKLWSAVSMTFLSCLKSSMADVADRDERWGWMGDC